The genomic stretch GGGCACCTTTCACTCGATTGCCAGCAAGCTGCTGCGCATCGAGGGACGGTCGATCGGGCTCGACCCGGGATTCGTGATCTACGACGACGGCGACCAGGTTGGCCTGGTCAAAGAGATCCTCAAGCGCAAGAACCTTGACGAGAAGTCGATCAACGCCCGAGGAGTCCTGAACGAAATCAGTTCCGCCAAGGAAAAGCTGCTCTCGCCAAACGATTACCAAAGTAAAGCCTCCGGGTTTTTCGAGCGCGTCGCGGCGGAGGTCTACGAGGAGTACGCCGCTCAGCTTCGCAAGGCCAATGCGCTCGATTTCGACGACCTGCTCTTCTGGACCGTGCGCCTCCTCCAGCAACGCGAAGACGTGAGGGAGAAGTATCAGGAGCGGTTCCTCCACGTGATGGTGGACGAGTATCAGGACGTGAATAGGGCCCAATGCGAGATGGTCCGCCTATTTGCCGGGCGGCATCAGAACGTCATGGTGGTGGGCGACGACGACCAGAGCATCTACGCTTGGCGCGGAGCGGACGTGAAACTGATTCTGGGTTTTAGCGGCGAGTGGCCCGACGTCAAGGTCGTCAAGCTGCAACAGAACTACCGGTCCACCGGCAACATCCTCTCAGCGGCCAATGCGGTGATACAGCGCAACCGGTCGCGCGCGAGCAAGCAGCTTTGGACTCAGAACGGCGAGGGCGCCAAGCTGACCTGGCTTGAAGTGGGCACTGAGATGGACGAGGCGATGACGGTCGCCGATTCGGTGATGAACGACGTTCGGACCGGCAGGCGCGCTTACAAGGACTTTGCGGTGCTCTACCGCACCAACGCGCAGAGCCGCGTGCTTGAAGAGGCGTTCCTGACGCTCCGCATCCCGCATGTGCTGGTGGGTGGGCAGAGGTTCTATGAGCGAAAGGAGGTCAAAGACATGCTGGCTTACCTCCGCCTCACGCTGAACGCTGCCGACGATGTTTCTTTTCGGCGCGTGATAAACGTACCTGCACGCGGTTTTGGAGCTGGGAGCCTCAGCTTGGTGGACGATGCCGCCCGGGCAAACAGCCTGTCCTTGCTGGATTCGCTTCGCCGGGAAGACGTGCAGCACAGCCTACCGAAAAAAACTCTTGTCGGTGCGCAACGCTTCCTTTCGGCCATCGATGAGGCAGGCAGGATCGCTGCAGGCAGCGAGGTGAGCGCGGTCTTGAAGCATCTGATGGGTGCTTCGGGCTACCTCGACGAACTCAAGGCGGAGCGAAGCCACGACTCGGAAAGCCGCCTCGAAAACTTGCAGGAGCTGCTCAATGTGACCGCCCAATACGACGCGACCGCCGAGGACGGGCCTTCGCTGGCGGAGTTTCTCGAGAATGTAGCCCTCGTCTCAGACGTCGACATGGCGGACACTTCCGGCGACGCGGTGACGCTCATGACCTTGCATACGGCGAAGGGCCTGGAATTCAAGTCTGTTTTCTTGGTCGGCATGGAAGAGGGCGTGTTTCCCCACTCTCGGTCGCTGGGTTCGGATCACGAGATCGAGGAGGAGCGCAGGCTTTGCTATGTCGGAATGACGCGAGCGCGAGAGGAGCTGAACCTGGTGCATGCCCATCGGCGCTCGCTCTACGGACAGCCCACCTTCAGCCGGCCGTCGCGGTTTCTCTCCGAGATCCCGCCGGAACTGGTCAGTTCGGGTTCTGGCTCGAGGCCCGCGCCCGACATTCGCAGGGTCGTCCCAGATCGGACCGGAAGCTACGGCGTCGTCGAGGCGCCGTCAGCCCGAGCCGCCCAAGAACTCTCGCTTCGAAGCCCTTCCTGGAAACCGCCGTTTGAGGTGGGGCAGAAGGTGCGCCACGCCAAGTTCGGGATGGGGGTCGTGGTGGCTTGCAGCCCGCTGAAAGACGACGCCGAGGTGACCGTTGCCTTTCCAGGTGTGACCGGCATCAAGAAGTTGGTGCAAGGACTGGCGAAACTTGAAGGGGCCTAGGGTTGTCCTCCATGGGCGAGCACAAGGGCCAGGCCCGGGGCAGGGTCCTGCCTGTATTCGGTCACGAGAATCCAATGCATCGCAAAGCTCCGAAGGCCCAACGGGCCGACCTTTTGAAGCGAAGGGCGAAACCCTGGTGCCAGGCGCCCGAAGATCTCCCAGCCCTGTAAGGGCGGCCTACCGCGCCCTGCTATGGCTCCCGACGCTGGCGATCGGCCCGATAGGCTGCGGATCGAGCGACGACCTCATGCCGCTCAACGAGGGCAAGGCTTGGACCTACAAGGTCTTCAACGGCTACGCGACCGTCATCGACGAATTCAAGGTGCATAAAAGGCTCTCGGTGGCGGGGGTCAGCGGATGGCAGATCAACGGGAGCCTCGGGCAGCATCGAATGGCCTGGTCGGGGAACGATCTGCTCTGTGAGCGAACCCCTAACGCGCGATTCGTTCCGCCTCTGCTGCTTGCCGTTCGGGGATCAGAGAAGGCCAAGCGAACCTGGAAAGGACGCTTTGAGTCTCAGGGCCAGGTGTGGCAGGCCGAAGGGACGTTCGAACAGGGCCAAGACAAGGTCAAGATCGCGGCTCGCTCTTTTCAGACCACGAAAACCCGTATCGTCCTTAGGTGGCCCGGGCACCGCACCGAGCTCATTAGTTGGTTTGCGCCTGGAACCGGTCTGATCAAGCAGGAGCAGCGGACCGACGACCAACTGGACCTGAGTTTGGAGTTCCTGAGCTCGCGGTGAAAGGGACAAAGGGACTGAGGGAGGATGGGACTAAGGGACGGGGGAACGGCTGATCACCGACTCGTCAAAGAGGATGCAGGGCACTGGCGTGGGCAGGCGCGTCTACCGATCATTCTCTAGGGCGCGACCTGAGAGGAAACGAGAATCCGGGAAGTGGCCGCAAGGCAAATCACAGCAGCCCGTGCCCTTGGTTGGGAGAGTCCTGAAGCCGATGGCGCCCAGGCGTCTGGCCTGGGCTGCTCCATTTCGACCTCGCAGCTCGCCGAAGCGGCGAGCCCTGAAACAGGACCGAAAGGGCGGGCCCCGAAGAAGACAGTCTTGGGCCCCAGACCCGCACGGAGCCATACTGCACATACCGCACCGAGAAGACCCATGGAACCTCTGCCCACTCGCGAGCACCGACTGATAACGCTCAAGGACG from Armatimonadota bacterium encodes the following:
- a CDS encoding UvrD-helicase domain-containing protein, giving the protein MPTSSTLLDLNAEQREAVEHPGGPILVFAGAGSGKTRVITCRIARLLEQGVPAHRILAVTFTNKAAREMRERIEHMVGDTSKNLWMGTFHSIASKLLRIEGRSIGLDPGFVIYDDGDQVGLVKEILKRKNLDEKSINARGVLNEISSAKEKLLSPNDYQSKASGFFERVAAEVYEEYAAQLRKANALDFDDLLFWTVRLLQQREDVREKYQERFLHVMVDEYQDVNRAQCEMVRLFAGRHQNVMVVGDDDQSIYAWRGADVKLILGFSGEWPDVKVVKLQQNYRSTGNILSAANAVIQRNRSRASKQLWTQNGEGAKLTWLEVGTEMDEAMTVADSVMNDVRTGRRAYKDFAVLYRTNAQSRVLEEAFLTLRIPHVLVGGQRFYERKEVKDMLAYLRLTLNAADDVSFRRVINVPARGFGAGSLSLVDDAARANSLSLLDSLRREDVQHSLPKKTLVGAQRFLSAIDEAGRIAAGSEVSAVLKHLMGASGYLDELKAERSHDSESRLENLQELLNVTAQYDATAEDGPSLAEFLENVALVSDVDMADTSGDAVTLMTLHTAKGLEFKSVFLVGMEEGVFPHSRSLGSDHEIEEERRLCYVGMTRAREELNLVHAHRRSLYGQPTFSRPSRFLSEIPPELVSSGSGSRPAPDIRRVVPDRTGSYGVVEAPSARAAQELSLRSPSWKPPFEVGQKVRHAKFGMGVVVACSPLKDDAEVTVAFPGVTGIKKLVQGLAKLEGA